The proteins below are encoded in one region of Dasypus novemcinctus isolate mDasNov1 chromosome 13, mDasNov1.1.hap2, whole genome shotgun sequence:
- the LOC101431766 gene encoding late cornified envelope protein 3C-like, whose product MSCQQNQQQCQPPPKCPLPKCPPKSPAQCLPPVSSGCGHSSEGGCCLSHHRRRRSHRCRRQSSEDCDGGSAQSGGSSCDHSSGGCC is encoded by the coding sequence ATGTCCTGCCAGCAGAACCAGCAGCAGTGCCAGCCCCCTCCCAAGTGCCCCTTGCCCAAGTGTCCCCCAAAGAGTCCAGCACAGTGTTTGCCTCCAGTCTCTTCTGGCTGTGGCCACAGCTCCGAGGGCGGCTGCTGCCTGAGCCACCACAGGCGCCGCAGATCCCACCGATGCCGGCGCCAGAGCTCCGAGGACTGTGACGGTGGCAGTGCACAGTCCGGGGGATCTTCCTGCGACCACAGCTCTGGGGGCTGCTGCTGA